Genomic DNA from Mycobacteroides chelonae CCUG 47445:
GGCCTGCTGGCCTCGATCAGCGCGGCATGCGCCTCGGCAGCCGAGGTCGATCTGCCATGACCACAACCGAGCCCACCCCGCAGCCGGCCTCGTCGTCCGACGACACCGCGTTGGCTGATGCCCTGGCCAACGAGCACGCGGCCATCTACGCGTACGGACTGGTGTCCGCGCACTCGGTGCCCGACAACAACTGGCTGGTCACCGAGTGCCTGATCGAGCACCGACAGTGCCGCGAGGAGTGCATCGCCAAATTGCGTGCCCGCTCCGTGCCCGCACCGGTGGCCGCCGCCGGTTACAAGATCCCGTTCCCGGTGACGAACCCCGCCGATGCCACGAAGCTGGCGCTGCAGCTCGAGGCGGACACCGCGGCGCGCTGGCGGGCAGTCGCCGAGCAGGCCGACAACGGTGACGATCGCGGATTCGCGGTGCGAATGCTCACCGAAAGCGCGATTCGCACGGCGCGGTGGCGGGTGGCCTCCGACATCACGCCTGCCAGTGTCGCGTTCCCCGGAGGGAACGAAAACTAAGCGAAGTGCTTCTGGGTGTCGCTGATCAGTCCCGACAACCCACGACGGATCACCGGCTTGAGGTGGCGGGTGAACCCGAGCGAGGGCTCGATGAAGAAGCTCCAGGTGAACAACGATCCCGTCGCGGTGCCCACCACCTCATAAAGCTCGCCGAAGCGCTTGGTGCCCGGAAAAGTCGCCGTCTCGACGGTGAACGCGTTGCGATACCGCTCGGGGCTCTCCTCCCACACGATGAACCGCTCGTGCACTGCCGCACCGGGGAGCGCGAGCCTGGCGGTGCGGGTGGAACCCACGCCATGCGGCGCCGGCGAAGTCCAGCTGATCTTGTTGATCGCCTTGCACCAATGCAGCGGGCTTTCGCCATTGAGTTCGGCCCACACCGTTGCCGCATCCTTGGGCAGGGGCGTGGAGAACGTGTACACGAAATCGCTTGTGTTGAAATCACTTTCGACCAGCGGGGCGAGCTTGAAGGACGGCATGACTATTACAATATCGCCTACCGAATCGCCGCCGTGACGGACGTCACTGCATCGGCCGCCGCAATGGACTGCGCCTCTCCGGTGAATCGGTTGCGCAGCTCGATGGTGCCGTCGGCCCAACCGCGGCCGATCACCACAATCCAGGGCACGCCGAGCAGCTCGGCGTCCTTGAACTTCACACCCGGTGAAGCCGTCCGATCGTCGAGCAGCACCTGATGACCCAGCCGATCCAGATCGGCGGCCAGCGCTTCGGCGCCGGCCCGCGCGGCCTCGTCCTTGTTCGCGATGACCACGTGCACATCGAACGGCGATACCGCGGCAGGCCATCGCAGTCCAAGCTCGTCGTGCTGCTGCTCGGCGACCACGGCCACCAGCCGCGAGACGCCGATACCGTAAGAACCCTGAGTGAGCCGCACGGGCTTGCCGTTCTCCCCGAGTACGTCCACGGTGAACGCGTCGGTGTACTTGCGGCCCAACTGGAAGATGTGGCCGATCTCGATTCCGCGTGCCGACACCAGCTGACCTGCGCCATCGGGTGAGGGATCGCCATCACGAACCTCGGCGGCCTCGATGGTGCCGTCAGGGGTGAAGTCACGGCCCGCGACGAGGTTAACCACATGCTTTCCGGGCTCGTCGGCGCCGGTGATCCAGCTGGTGCCCTCCACGACCCGCGGATCGACGAGGTAGCGAACACCGTTGGCGATCAATCCCTTCGGTCCGATGTAGCCGCGCACCAGGAAGGGGTGCTTGGCGAAGTCCGCATCACCGAGCAGCTCGTATTCGGCAGGCTCCAGCGCGGCACCGAGCCGCTTGTCATCGACCTCGCGGTCCCCGGGCACTCCGACGGCCAGCAGCTCCCACTCGCCACCGGGCTGACGCACCTTCAGCAGGATGTTCTTGAGGGTGTCGGCCGCCGTGACGGTCCCGCCGAGATCAGCCGAATTCGCCCAATCCACCAGCGTCGCGATGGTCGGGGTATCGCCCGTCTCGTACACGACGGCCTCAGGAAGGCCCTCCACAGACCGCGCGGACGGAGCCGGGGTGATCACGGCCTCGACGTTGGCGGCATAACCGGATTCCACGCACCGCACGAAAGTGTCTTCCCCGGTGGGGCTTTCAGCCAGGAACTCCTCGGACGCGCTACCACCCATGGCTCCCGAAGTGGCCGCGACAATCACGTAGTCCAGGCCCAGCCTGCCGAAGATCCGCTGGTACGCCTCGCGGTGTGCGTGGTAGGCCGTCTTGAGGCCGTCATCGGAGGTATCAAAGGAGTACGAGTCCTTCATCACGAATTCGCGACCGCGCAGGATGCCCGCGCGGGGACGCGCCTCGTCCCGGTACTTGGTCTGAACCTGGTAGAGGATGACCGGAAAATCCTTGTAGGAGCTGTACTCCCCCTTCACGGTGAGTGCGAACAACTCCTCGTGAGTGGGGCCGAGCATCATGTCGTTGTCGCGGCGGTCCTTGAGCCGGAACAGCGAGTCGCCGTACTCGGTCCACCGGTTGGTGGTCTCGTAGGGTGCGCGCGGAAGCAGAGCGGGCAGCAGGATCTCCTGACCGCCAATGGCGTTCATCTCTTCGCGGACGATGTTCTCGATCTTGCGAAGCACCCGAAGACCGAGCGGCAGCCAGCTGTAGACACCCGGGGCAATAGGGCGCACATAGCCCGCGCGGATGAGCAGCTTGTGGCTGGGAACCTCGGCGTCCGCCGGGTCGTCGCGCAGGGTGCGTACGAATAGCTCGGAGAGCCGGGTGATCATTGATGAGCCTCTCGGGCGAAGACCATGTTTTTCGTTGAGCCTCTCGGGCGAAGACCGTCAGTTACGGTTGCACAGCATATCGGCGCGCTGTCGCTGCCTCCGGCTAGCATCGAGCGCATGCGTGCGTGGGCGATCGTTCCGGCGGTGGCGATGTTCGGTTTGGGAGTCGCGGCACCGGCCGATGCCGCCCCGGCCACGGTCAAGTACTCGTTGTCGGCGATCGGAATCGGCAATGCCGACTTCACCGTCTCCTACCAAGACGGCAATCAGCTCCGCGAAGAGTCGGGACATACGTTCGCCGGGTACTACTGGGAACGCACGGTCAAGCTCAACGGAGCACCGCCAGTTCTTCGGGTGACCGCGGCCGGACCTCCGAGCATCTTCCGCATGTCGTGTCACATCACCGTCAATGACGGCATCCCCATCACCAACGGGCTGCTGTTCCGCGCCGGGGACTACACCCCGCAGGACTGCTAGACCGGCTGTTCTTCGTCCAGACCCTGATCGTGCGCGGTCTGTGCCTTCTGTGCGTGCGCGACGTCGGCTGCGGTGTAGCTGATGAACAGCGCCGCCACCCCGACCAGCACAGCGGTCCCGGCGATCCACAGCAGGCCGTAGGTGTAACCGTGATCGAGGGCGTGCAACTGCGCCTGGTTCATGTTCTGCACCGGCCCCTTGGCGCCGCCCAGGTAGAGCGTGCGCGAGGTGATGATCGCCTGGATGATCACCAGAACGATTGGGCCGCCAAGGTTTTGCAGCATGAGGGAGATCGCCGATAGCGGCCCGATGCGGTCGGCATCCACCCCGGTGATGGCCGAAAGGATCACCGGCACCACGATGGTGCCGATGCCGAGCCCGCCAACGAAGATGGCCATGGAGAAGTTCGGGAAGTAGGCGATGGTCCGGTCGATCGTCGAGCCGTAGAGCATCGCGGCGAACACCACGACTCCACCGCACAGGATCAGCACCCGGGGTGCCATTCGCGTGACAAGTTGGGACGACAAAGCCAAGCCGATTCCCATGCCGACAACGAATGGAATGGCGGAGATTCCGGTGCGCAGCGGGCTGTATTTCATCAGATCCTGCATGTACAGGCCGATGGTGATGGTCAGCGTGAACAGCACGCCGCCGGCCAGGAAGATCGCCGCGAAGGTGGCAACCCTGTTGCGGTCCTTGAACAGGCTGAGCGGCAGCACCGGGTTTTCCGCGGTGCGTTCCACGAGCAGGAAGGCGATCAGGAGCACGGCGGCGACGGCCAGCGACACGATCGTGTAGGGCGAGTCCCATCCGCGGTCGGGCCCCTGGGTGAAGCCGAACACCGCAGCGGTACAGCCGACGGTCGCCAACACCGATCCCGTGACGTCCAGCTTCATCGGTTCACGTTCGGTCTCGGTCAGTGATCGCACGGCTAGGTAGATCATCAGTGCCCCGGCGGGCACATTGATAAGGAACGCCAGTCGCCAGGACACCTCGGCCAACGCACCGCCGACAATCAGTCCGGCGATGGAGCCCACCCCCGTCATGGCACCGAACACCGCGACCGCCGCGGTGCGCAGCGGCCCCTTGGGGAAGGTGGTCGCGACCAACGCCAGCGCTGTCGGCGAGGCTACCGCCGCGCCCACTCCCTGGATGAGACGGAAAACGGCCAGACCGATGTCCTCTTGCGCGAGGCCCACCCCGATGGAGGCAAGGGTGAACAATGCGATGCCGCCGATGAAGACGCGCTTACGGCCGAAGGTGTCGCCAAGGCGTCCACCGAGCAACATCAGTCCACCAAAGGACAACATGTACGCGGTGATGACCCAGCTTCGGGTGGCATCGTTGAGGTGCAGCTCAGCCTGAATCTTGGGCAGCGTGACCACCGCTATGGTGCCGTCCATGGTGGCCAGAAACTGCATACCGGCGATCGCGATGACGGCATACAAGTAGTGCCGGGACGGCAGGAGTTCTCGCGCCTTTTGAGTGAGCTGCTCGACGCTGAGGGCAGGCATGCAGGACACCTTACCGTCCTCTTAACGTGCCCTTAGGTCACGAAGAGGCGCCATACGCAGCAACGGGGCCGATCACGATGATCGCGGGCGGCCTGATGCCCTGCGAGCGAATTCGTTCGGGCGCAGTAGCAAGGTCCGCGCGCAGCACGCGTTGCTCGTCAGTGGTGCCGTGTTGCACCACCAGCACGGGGGTATCCGCAGGTCGGCCACCCTCGATGAGGACCTTCGCAAACTGCTCGATGCGCTCGACGGCCATCAGCAACACGATGGTCCCCTTCAGGGCAGCAAGCGCGTCCCAATTCACTAACGATTCCGGATGTCCGGGTGCGACGTGTCCGCTGACGACCACGAACTCGTGGTTGACCGCGCGATGCGTGACCGGCACACCGGCCGCCGCGGGAACGGAGATCGCGCTGGTCACACCGGGTACCACGGTCACCGGCACACCCGCTTCGGCGCAGGCCAGGACTTCCTCGTAGCCGCGGGCGAAAACGAATGGGTCACCGCCCTTGAGACGGACGACAAACTTGCCTTCCTGCGCCCGTTCGATGAGTACCCGGTTGATCTCCTGCTGGGCCATCGCGCGGCCATAGGGGATCTTGGCGGCATCAATGACCTCGACATGGGGCCCCAGATCGGCAAGAAGCTCGGCGGGCGCGAGTCGGTCGGCGACGACCACATCGGCCTGCGCGAGGAGCCTGCGTCCGCGAACGGTAATGAGATCAGGATCACCCGGTCCCCCGCCGACAAGCGCGACGCCTTCGGGCTTCACGTCCGCGGTCTCGGTGATGAGCCCACGCTGCAGCGCCTCGTGGATGGCCGATCGCAGCGCCGCCGATCGCTTGTGTTGTCCACCGGTCAAGACACCGACGGCGATGCCGTCGTGATTGAAGGAGGCGGGGGTGACCGCGGTACCCTCCCGGGCGGAATCGGCCCGGACGCAGAAGATATGACGTCGTTCGGCTTCCGACACCACCGCGGCGTTGACGGCTGGGTCATCGGTGCAGGCGATGGCGTACCAAGCATCCTCGAGATCGCCGTCCTGGTACGGCCGCAGACTGAGGGTGATCGAGGCCATGCCTTCAACGGCCGGCGTGGCGCTGGGCGCGATCACGTGGACATCGGCACCGCTGGCGATCAGCAGCCCGAGACGCCGCTGCGCGACGGATCCGGCGCCGACGACCACGACCTTGCGTCCGGTGAGGCGGAGGCCGACGAGGTAGGCGTCATGAGTCACCGCGCGAGTTTACGTGGACGTGAATCACGCGGCTGGGTTAGCCGTGCTCTAATCGGTCCCAGTGCAACCGAATCGTATGCAACCAGCGGAGTTGGCCCAGGCCGCGATGACTGCTGCCCTCATGGGGGCGATCGCTGTGGTCTCTATCGTGCTGCCCGGCGCAGTGGTGTTCGCCTGGTTGGGAGCGGTCCCGATGGGAGTGCTGTGTTACCGGCATCGCATCCGGGTGGCGTTGGCCGCATGTGTCGCCGCCGGCCTCATCAGCTTTCTGATCGCGGGATTCGGCGGGCTGGTCTCGGCGCTCACATGTGCGTACATGGGTGCGATCGCCGGTCAGGTGCGGCGCCGGAATCGCGGCGCGGCAACAATGTTGGCTGTCGCCGCGCTGTGGGGTGTATTGGTCTCCTCCTTCTGTGTCGGGGTGTTCGCGGCCTTGAGGAATCTGCGCGAGGTTGTCCTGGGCGCGGTGTCCGCCAACGTCGGCGGGTTCGCGACGCTGTTGAGTGGCGTGCCGCTGCTCGGCCGCGCCGCAACGGGATTGGATCACGCCGTGCAGGGCTGGATCGTGCACTGGCCGTGGTTCTTCGGGGTCTCGGTGTGGCTCATCGTCATCTTCGGAACATCGTTCGGATGGCGGGTACTCACCCCGGTGCTGCGCAGACTTGAAGAAGTCACCGACCTGTCCTCGGTGGGAATGCTGCCCGCGGCACACGAGAGCACCCCGCCCAATCCGCTGCCGACCGTTCTCACTGGCGCGGGGTATCGGTACGCCGGAGCCGACCGGGATGCCCTGTCCGGAGTGAGCATGCGCGTCGATGTCGGCGAGCACATCGCGGTGACCGGAGCCAACGGCTCCGGCAAGTCCACCCTCATGCGTCTTCTCGCGGGCGTTCCTCCGACCACCGGCACCATCGAGCGTCCCGGCGGCGTGGGCCTGGGCCAGGTGGGCGGGACCGCGTTGGTCCTGCAACATCCGGAGAGCCAGGTGTTGGGATTGCGTGTGGCCGACGACATCGTGTGGGGGCTGCCGCACGATCGCGATATCGACATCGACGGTCTGCTCGACGAGGTGGGCCTGGGTGCGATGAGCGACCGGGACACCGCGGGTCTGTCCGGCGGAGAACTGCAGCGGCTGGCGGTCGCGTCGGCGCTGGCGCGCGAACCCGCGCTGCTCATCGCCGATGAGGTGACCACCATGGTCGACCACGACGGTCGGCAGACGCTCATCAATGTGCTCGACGGACTCACCACCCATCACCGTCTGGGACTGGTGCACATCACCCACTACCCGCAGGAGGCCGACGCCGCCGATCGTGTGGTGGCACTGGGCGGTATTGAGGTACGAGAAGGTCAGGAAGGCGCAGAACGCCCATCCCCTACCGAATCTATCGGTCGGGAAACGATTCTCGACGTGCAAGGAGTCTCGTTCGACTATGCGGCCGGTACGCCGTGGTCACAACCGGTGCTGCGCGATGTTTCACTGCAGGTTCGTTCCGGCGACGGGATACTGCTCTGCGGCGGCAACGGCTCCGGCAAGTCCACCCTGGCGTGGATCATGGCGGGCCTCCTGGAACCGTCAGCGGGCCAATGTCTTCTCGATGGCCGCCCCACCGCCGAACAGGTTGGCGCGGTCGCGTTGTGCTTCCAGGCCGCACGACTACAGCTGCTCCGGGGGAATGCAGGTGCCGCGGTGGCCGCACTCGCCGGGTACTCGGTCGCCGATACCGCGAGTATTGATCGCGC
This window encodes:
- a CDS encoding ferritin-like domain-containing protein, which gives rise to MTTTEPTPQPASSSDDTALADALANEHAAIYAYGLVSAHSVPDNNWLVTECLIEHRQCREECIAKLRARSVPAPVAAAGYKIPFPVTNPADATKLALQLEADTAARWRAVAEQADNGDDRGFAVRMLTESAIRTARWRVASDITPASVAFPGGNEN
- a CDS encoding SRPBCC family protein, producing MVMPSFKLAPLVESDFNTSDFVYTFSTPLPKDAATVWAELNGESPLHWCKAINKISWTSPAPHGVGSTRTARLALPGAAVHERFIVWEESPERYRNAFTVETATFPGTKRFGELYEVVGTATGSLFTWSFFIEPSLGFTRHLKPVIRRGLSGLISDTQKHFA
- a CDS encoding proline--tRNA ligase, with the protein product MITRLSELFVRTLRDDPADAEVPSHKLLIRAGYVRPIAPGVYSWLPLGLRVLRKIENIVREEMNAIGGQEILLPALLPRAPYETTNRWTEYGDSLFRLKDRRDNDMMLGPTHEELFALTVKGEYSSYKDFPVILYQVQTKYRDEARPRAGILRGREFVMKDSYSFDTSDDGLKTAYHAHREAYQRIFGRLGLDYVIVAATSGAMGGSASEEFLAESPTGEDTFVRCVESGYAANVEAVITPAPSARSVEGLPEAVVYETGDTPTIATLVDWANSADLGGTVTAADTLKNILLKVRQPGGEWELLAVGVPGDREVDDKRLGAALEPAEYELLGDADFAKHPFLVRGYIGPKGLIANGVRYLVDPRVVEGTSWITGADEPGKHVVNLVAGRDFTPDGTIEAAEVRDGDPSPDGAGQLVSARGIEIGHIFQLGRKYTDAFTVDVLGENGKPVRLTQGSYGIGVSRLVAVVAEQQHDELGLRWPAAVSPFDVHVVIANKDEAARAGAEALAADLDRLGHQVLLDDRTASPGVKFKDAELLGVPWIVVIGRGWADGTIELRNRFTGEAQSIAAADAVTSVTAAIR
- a CDS encoding MFS transporter, with the protein product MPALSVEQLTQKARELLPSRHYLYAVIAIAGMQFLATMDGTIAVVTLPKIQAELHLNDATRSWVITAYMLSFGGLMLLGGRLGDTFGRKRVFIGGIALFTLASIGVGLAQEDIGLAVFRLIQGVGAAVASPTALALVATTFPKGPLRTAAVAVFGAMTGVGSIAGLIVGGALAEVSWRLAFLINVPAGALMIYLAVRSLTETEREPMKLDVTGSVLATVGCTAAVFGFTQGPDRGWDSPYTIVSLAVAAVLLIAFLLVERTAENPVLPLSLFKDRNRVATFAAIFLAGGVLFTLTITIGLYMQDLMKYSPLRTGISAIPFVVGMGIGLALSSQLVTRMAPRVLILCGGVVVFAAMLYGSTIDRTIAYFPNFSMAIFVGGLGIGTIVVPVILSAITGVDADRIGPLSAISLMLQNLGGPIVLVIIQAIITSRTLYLGGAKGPVQNMNQAQLHALDHGYTYGLLWIAGTAVLVGVAALFISYTAADVAHAQKAQTAHDQGLDEEQPV
- the cobA gene encoding uroporphyrinogen-III C-methyltransferase, with the protein product MTHDAYLVGLRLTGRKVVVVGAGSVAQRRLGLLIASGADVHVIAPSATPAVEGMASITLSLRPYQDGDLEDAWYAIACTDDPAVNAAVVSEAERRHIFCVRADSAREGTAVTPASFNHDGIAVGVLTGGQHKRSAALRSAIHEALQRGLITETADVKPEGVALVGGGPGDPDLITVRGRRLLAQADVVVADRLAPAELLADLGPHVEVIDAAKIPYGRAMAQQEINRVLIERAQEGKFVVRLKGGDPFVFARGYEEVLACAEAGVPVTVVPGVTSAISVPAAAGVPVTHRAVNHEFVVVSGHVAPGHPESLVNWDALAALKGTIVLLMAVERIEQFAKVLIEGGRPADTPVLVVQHGTTDEQRVLRADLATAPERIRSQGIRPPAIIVIGPVAAYGASS
- a CDS encoding DUF2232 domain-containing protein, translated to MQPAELAQAAMTAALMGAIAVVSIVLPGAVVFAWLGAVPMGVLCYRHRIRVALAACVAAGLISFLIAGFGGLVSALTCAYMGAIAGQVRRRNRGAATMLAVAALWGVLVSSFCVGVFAALRNLREVVLGAVSANVGGFATLLSGVPLLGRAATGLDHAVQGWIVHWPWFFGVSVWLIVIFGTSFGWRVLTPVLRRLEEVTDLSSVGMLPAAHESTPPNPLPTVLTGAGYRYAGADRDALSGVSMRVDVGEHIAVTGANGSGKSTLMRLLAGVPPTTGTIERPGGVGLGQVGGTALVLQHPESQVLGLRVADDIVWGLPHDRDIDIDGLLDEVGLGAMSDRDTAGLSGGELQRLAVASALAREPALLIADEVTTMVDHDGRQTLINVLDGLTTHHRLGLVHITHYPQEADAADRVVALGGIEVREGQEGAERPSPTESIGRETILDVQGVSFDYAAGTPWSQPVLRDVSLQVRSGDGILLCGGNGSGKSTLAWIMAGLLEPSAGQCLLDGRPTAEQVGAVALCFQAARLQLLRGNAGAAVAALAGYSVADTASIDRALASVSLDPSIGGVLIDRLSGGQLRRVALAGLLARSPRLLILDEPLAGLDVDAQADLIDLLVRIRNGGQAVVVISHDTDSLAPLCPRTIRLEQGELVNAG